A window of Phycobacter azelaicus contains these coding sequences:
- a CDS encoding YaiI/YqxD family protein — protein MSALYIDADACPVKAEAERVATRHGLKMFVVSNGGLRPSANPLVETVIVAEGADVADMWIAERCGPGDVVVTGDIPLAAKCIEAGARVLRHNGERFTEANIGQQLAMRDLMADLRAANPLGAGGSGKGFTKADRSRFLDALEREIRAAASGGVRP, from the coding sequence GTGAGCGCACTCTACATCGACGCGGATGCCTGCCCGGTCAAGGCCGAGGCTGAGCGGGTCGCCACCCGGCATGGGCTCAAGATGTTTGTGGTCTCCAACGGGGGCCTGCGCCCCTCGGCCAATCCTTTGGTGGAAACCGTGATCGTCGCCGAGGGGGCGGATGTGGCTGATATGTGGATCGCCGAGCGCTGTGGGCCGGGTGACGTGGTGGTGACGGGCGACATCCCGCTGGCCGCCAAATGCATCGAAGCGGGCGCCCGCGTGTTGCGCCACAATGGCGAACGCTTCACCGAAGCCAATATCGGCCAGCAACTGGCCATGCGCGACCTGATGGCGGACCTGCGCGCGGCCAACCCGCTTGGCGCGGGCGGCAGCGGCAAGGGCTTTACCAAGGCGGACCGATCGCGGTTTCTGGACGCTCTGGAGCGGGAAATCCGGGCGGCCGCCTCGGGCGGCGTGCGACCATAA
- the sthA gene encoding Si-specific NAD(P)(+) transhydrogenase — protein MSQYDYDLVIIGSGPSGRTAAIQAGKLKRRVLVIDRKDRLGGVSVHTGTVPSKTLRETVLNLTGWRERSFYGRAYRVKDQIDAEDLKARLHMTLDHEVDVLEHQFNRNHVEWLAGLARFIGPNEVEVATEAGDTTRVTAEKFLIATGTRTYRPDDVPFNGKTIVDGDEFLEMEEIPRSLIVVGAGVIGVEYATMFSALDVRVTLIEPRETFLDFIDRTIIHEFTHQIRENGVDLRLGSAIEKIEDEGSHIEVSMANGRHVRGEMLLFAAGRMGNTDSLNLKAVGLETDHRGRISVERKTYQTAVPHVYATGDVIGHPSLASTSLQQGRVAACHALETPTVPESPWFPYGIYSVPEISTCGMSEEELQERGVPYEVGIARFRETSRGHIMGLEHGMLKMLFSLKTRRVLGVQIVGEGATELIHIAQAVLNLKGTVEYFVQNTFNYPTLAEAYKIAGLDAFNRMPIPEEFKVKTPAKKSGKSESKKGKT, from the coding sequence ATGAGCCAGTACGATTACGATCTCGTCATTATCGGATCCGGCCCCTCGGGGCGCACCGCGGCCATTCAGGCCGGCAAGCTCAAGCGCCGTGTGCTGGTCATCGACCGCAAGGACCGGCTGGGCGGCGTCTCGGTCCACACCGGCACGGTGCCGTCAAAGACGCTGCGGGAAACCGTGCTGAACCTCACCGGCTGGCGCGAGCGCAGCTTTTATGGCCGCGCCTACCGGGTGAAGGACCAGATCGACGCCGAGGATCTGAAAGCGCGTCTACACATGACGCTGGATCACGAGGTCGACGTGCTGGAACACCAGTTTAACCGCAACCACGTCGAATGGCTGGCGGGGCTTGCGCGCTTTATCGGCCCGAACGAAGTGGAGGTCGCCACCGAAGCAGGCGATACCACGCGCGTTACCGCTGAAAAGTTCCTGATCGCCACCGGTACCCGCACCTATCGCCCCGATGATGTCCCCTTCAACGGCAAGACAATTGTCGATGGCGATGAGTTCCTCGAGATGGAAGAGATCCCCCGCTCCCTGATCGTGGTCGGCGCCGGCGTCATCGGGGTCGAATATGCCACCATGTTCTCGGCGCTGGATGTACGCGTTACCCTGATCGAGCCGCGCGAGACTTTCCTCGATTTCATCGATCGCACCATCATCCACGAATTCACCCATCAGATCCGTGAAAACGGCGTCGACCTGCGCCTTGGTTCGGCCATTGAAAAGATCGAGGACGAAGGTAGCCATATCGAGGTCAGCATGGCCAATGGTCGCCACGTGCGCGGGGAAATGCTGCTGTTTGCCGCCGGGCGCATGGGCAATACCGACAGCCTGAACCTAAAAGCCGTGGGCCTGGAGACCGACCACAGGGGCCGCATCAGCGTTGAGCGCAAGACCTATCAAACCGCCGTGCCGCACGTCTATGCCACTGGCGATGTGATCGGGCACCCCTCGCTTGCCTCTACCTCGCTGCAGCAAGGGCGCGTCGCTGCCTGTCACGCGCTGGAAACCCCAACCGTGCCTGAAAGCCCCTGGTTCCCCTATGGCATCTACTCGGTGCCGGAGATTTCGACCTGCGGCATGTCCGAAGAAGAACTGCAAGAGCGCGGTGTGCCCTACGAGGTCGGCATCGCCCGGTTCCGCGAAACCTCGCGCGGGCATATCATGGGGCTGGAGCATGGCATGCTGAAGATGCTGTTCAGCCTCAAAACCCGCCGGGTGCTGGGCGTGCAGATCGTCGGCGAAGGCGCGACCGAGCTCATTCACATCGCCCAGGCGGTGCTGAACCTCAAAGGCACGGTGGAGTACTTTGTCCAGAACACCTTCAACTACCCGACCCTGGCCGAAGCCTACAAGATCGCCGGTCTGGATGCCTTCAACCGGATGCCCATCCCAGAGGAGTTCAAGGTGAAGACCCCGGCCAAGAAATCCGGGAAATCAGAGTCTAAAAAGGGAAAGACGTGA
- the fghA gene encoding S-formylglutathione hydrolase: protein MEIVSENTCFGGVQGVYRHKSSATKGEMTFGLFLPEEAKDGPVPLLWFLSGLTCTHENAMTKAGAQAWCAEQGIAIVFPDTSPRGDDVADDEGYDLGKGAGFYVNATQAPWAPHYQMWDYVAEELPAFLGENFAVDLGRQAICGHSMGGHGALTLAMNLPGRFRSVSAFAPICNPTASDWGRKQLTAYLGADESTWAKHDATLMMREKGFDGPVLVDTGTADQFIDLLRPEALAQAVNERRQQATLRLQPGYDHSYFFISTFMEDHVAFHAEALYRD, encoded by the coding sequence ATGGAAATCGTTTCGGAGAACACATGCTTTGGCGGCGTGCAGGGCGTCTACCGGCACAAGAGCAGCGCAACGAAAGGCGAGATGACCTTTGGTCTGTTCCTACCCGAAGAGGCAAAAGACGGCCCGGTACCGCTTTTGTGGTTCCTGTCGGGCCTGACCTGCACTCATGAAAACGCCATGACCAAGGCAGGCGCACAGGCCTGGTGCGCCGAGCAAGGCATCGCCATCGTCTTTCCCGACACCTCACCGCGCGGCGATGATGTGGCCGATGACGAGGGCTACGATCTGGGTAAGGGCGCAGGCTTTTACGTGAATGCCACGCAGGCCCCTTGGGCGCCGCACTACCAGATGTGGGACTATGTCGCCGAAGAGCTGCCCGCGTTTCTGGGCGAAAACTTTGCCGTGGATCTGGGCCGTCAGGCGATCTGTGGTCACTCCATGGGTGGACACGGCGCGCTGACGCTGGCGATGAACCTTCCGGGGCGCTTCCGCTCGGTCTCTGCCTTTGCGCCGATCTGTAACCCAACCGCCAGCGACTGGGGCCGAAAGCAGCTGACCGCCTATCTGGGCGCGGATGAGTCCACCTGGGCGAAACATGACGCCACCCTCATGATGCGCGAAAAAGGCTTTGACGGCCCCGTGCTGGTGGATACGGGAACCGCCGACCAGTTCATCGATCTTCTGCGCCCCGAGGCGCTGGCACAGGCCGTGAACGAGCGCCGCCAGCAGGCGACGTTGCGCCTGCAGCCCGGCTACGACCACAGCTATTTCTTCATCTCCACCTTCATGGAAGATCACGTCGCCTTCCACGCCGAGGCGCTTTATCGCGACTGA
- a CDS encoding AEC family transporter → MADIFFRTLPFFAIIGLGYWAGRTRFFTDEATAYLTKFVFFFPLSAMIFSFAANLSFAEVFDPNLILGYLAGTLAVYLVATAVAALRGLNIPTAAVEAQCAAIGNVGFLGLPMMAILFGEASIGPMMVVLSVDLVVFSSLIVILINAGRGSGLGLQTLKLVALGLVRNPMIVAIVAGLAWSASAQPIPAPVNDFLSILGGAATPGALFAIGASLASKSAERMQVAGWLSFAKLVLHPIFVAIGVLWLVPVASFPASVAIAAASLPVAGNVYMLAQHYNVAPHRASAAILISTAISILTVPLAIAWASGQ, encoded by the coding sequence ATGGCTGACATATTCTTCAGAACCCTGCCCTTCTTTGCGATCATCGGCCTTGGCTACTGGGCCGGGCGCACGCGGTTCTTCACGGACGAGGCGACGGCCTATCTGACGAAGTTCGTCTTCTTCTTCCCGCTCTCGGCAATGATATTCAGCTTTGCGGCCAACCTCTCCTTTGCAGAGGTGTTCGACCCGAACCTGATACTTGGCTACCTTGCAGGCACCCTGGCCGTTTACCTTGTGGCCACGGCCGTGGCCGCGCTCAGGGGGCTGAACATCCCCACCGCAGCGGTCGAGGCGCAATGCGCCGCCATCGGCAACGTGGGGTTCCTGGGCCTTCCGATGATGGCGATCCTGTTCGGGGAGGCCTCGATCGGGCCGATGATGGTTGTGCTGAGCGTCGATCTCGTGGTGTTTTCTTCGCTCATCGTCATCCTGATCAATGCTGGGCGCGGATCGGGGCTCGGCTTGCAGACCCTGAAGCTCGTGGCGCTCGGACTGGTGCGAAACCCGATGATCGTCGCCATCGTGGCTGGTCTGGCCTGGTCGGCCTCCGCTCAGCCGATCCCGGCGCCGGTCAATGACTTTCTGTCGATCCTCGGCGGTGCGGCAACGCCCGGCGCGCTATTCGCCATCGGAGCCTCTTTGGCCTCGAAATCCGCAGAACGTATGCAGGTGGCTGGCTGGCTCAGCTTTGCCAAACTGGTCCTGCACCCCATTTTTGTTGCCATTGGCGTACTGTGGCTGGTGCCGGTTGCCAGCTTCCCGGCCTCGGTCGCCATCGCGGCGGCCTCCCTGCCAGTTGCAGGTAACGTCTACATGCTGGCCCAGCATTACAACGTGGCGCCGCACCGGGCCTCGGCGGCGATCCTGATCTCTACCGCGATTTCGATCCTGACGGTACCGCTGGCCATCGCCTGGGCTTCAGGGCAGTAG